In Massilia sp. METH4, the genomic window GTGTTGTTTGTCGCTGTCGCGCTGTACTTCCTGCTGGCTTGCCTGATCAGCTGGCTGGTGCTGTTCCCCTCGGGGCGGGCACTGGTGCTGCAGGCGCTGGCCGGCACTGGCAAGCGGCTGCAGCGTGGCTGGCGCGCCACGGCGGAGCGCGAAAGCCGGCGTCTCGATGCAATCGGGCAGACCTCTGGCGCGTCGCTGCGCGAGGCCGGTACCTTCATCCGCCGCCATTACCTGCTGTGCCTCGGTGGTGCACTGTTGCTGGGCGCGCCGCCCCTGGTGGCGCTGATGAGCGCCGGCCACACGCAGCTGGGCGGCTACGAGGAATCGACCCGGGAAGTCAACACGCAGGTCGCCACCCTGCTGGAGGGCGAACAGCTGGTGCCGCCGCCGCCCCTGCCGCCGCTCGCCTTCGCCAGCGCGGAAGTGCAAAAGGAACGGCCGATGATTGCCACGGCCAGCCGCGACTGGGCACTGCTCAATGCGGAGTACCAGCAGCGGCTCCTGCATGTGTTCCGGATCATGAAGGAGAAGCATGGCTACGAAATGGCGATCCTGGAGGGTTACCGGAGCCCGCAGCGGCAGGACATGCTGGCCGCGATGGGGCCGAACGTCACCAACGCGGCGGCCTTCCAGAGCTGGCACCAGTACGGGCTGGCGGCCGACTGCGCCTTCGTGCGTAACGGCCGCATCGTCATCTCGGAAAAGGATCCATGGGCGATGCGCGGCTACCAGCTGTATGGCGAGGTGGCCGAGTCAATGGGCCTGACCTGGGGCGGGCGCTGGAAAATGATGGACCTGGGGCATACGGAACTGCGTTTGCCCGGGGTAATGCAACGCCGTTGAGCGAAACGGCATATGAAACAGCGGACAAGGAAGCGGGAGAACGGAACATGGCAGGACCTGTGATCAGATTGGGCGACAAGACCTCGCATGGCGGCACCGTCATCGAGGCGTCGACCATGAGCGACAGCGGCGGCATCGGCATTGCGCGCATGGGCGACAAGACGAGCTGCCCGATCCCCGGCCATGGCACCAGCCCGATCGTCTCCGGCGACCAGACCTGCATCATCGACGGCAAGCCGGTGGCGCGCCACGGCGACAAGACCGGCTGCGGCGCGACCCTGATCGCCGGGCAGCAGAACACGGTCGACCAGGTATAACGATGGGGGCGTGGATCAAAGGCGGCCTGGCGGCACTGGTCGCGTTCGGCCTTTGCTGGGGCGGCGCCATCACCTGGTGGCAGGGCGCGGGGCGCTCGCCGTCCAATACCGAGCTCGCGGTGCTGCTGCTGGGTGCCCCGCTGGCGCTGCTGGGCGTGTTCCTGCTGGTCCGGCACCTGATCAAGCCGGCGGCCGCACCGGAAGCGGCCGCGTCACCCGCCGGCGCGGCAGTGCCGGCGCCGCTGGTGGCCGGCCCGTCGCTGGCCGTGCTGGCAACGGCCCTGCGCACGCCGCACGGCGCCGCGCCGGAGGAACTGGCCGAGGCGATCGCCGGCCAGCGCGCGCGCGGCGACCTCGATCCCGAACTCCTCGACGACGAGGGTTATCCCATCATGAGCGCGCGCGTGAAAGACCCGGTCGATCCGGGGCGGCGCGAACAGATCGAAGCGTGGCTGGCGGCGCAAGCGCTGGCCGAGCCGGCATTCGACGAGGAGCAGTGGCGCGCCCTCGGCATGCTGACCGAGGTCGCCGCCGAACTGGCGCAGCATGCCGCCGCCCACCCGCATGCGCAACCTGACGAAAGCGACCAACAGGCAGCGCATGCACCGCAGCCGCCGTTGTTGCAGGTCCTGCTGGCGCAGGCCGGCGCCTGGAACGAGGCGCAACGCGCGGCCGCCGCGGCCTGGGTGCGCCACGTGATCGGTGAAATGGGCTGGCCCGCTGACCGCGCCAGCATCAGCGTCGCGGCGCAGGCCGCGCCCGCCGCCGCGGTATCGAACTGGCTGATCCAGCTGTCGGCGCAGGCAAGCGGCACGCCCACGCTGGGCATGCTCCTCGCCGCCGATTCCCACATCGGCGAAGCCAGCGTGAACGCGCTGGCGGCCGAGGGCCGGCTGTTCGTGGCCAGCCGCCAGCAAGGCCTGATCCCCGGCGAAGGCGCCGCCGGCCTGCTGCTGGCCGACGCCACGCAAGCGGCCCTGCTGGGCGAGGCGCCGGCGCACCTGCACACGGTGGCGGCCCAACGCGACGATTCGGCCGACGTCGCGCGCAAGGCCGATGCCGCCTTGCTGCGGCGCCTGGGCGCGCAGGCATGCACGCAGGGCGCCATCGCGGCCGGCGCGGTGGCGGCGCTCGTGGCCGACACGGGGCACCGCACCAGCCGCATGATGGAACTGATGGAGCTGGCCAATGGCGAACTGGCTCAGCTCGACACCGGCGCCGACGTGCTGGCCACGGGCAGTGCCTGCGGCCACGCGGGCGCCGTGCCGTTCGTGGCCGCGCTGGCGCTGGCCAACCAGCAGGCACAGGAACGGCAGGCGCCGGTCCTGTGCGTGAGCAATGAAGACCCCCACCACCGCAGTGCCGTGCTGGTTCGCCCGCCGGCCCTGCAATCCTGATCGATTGACGAGCAGTTTTTAGTCGAGTTTTACGATGATTGATACTATCTGGCAGTTCCTGACGACCCGCTCCAGCCTGACGGCGATCGGCTACCTCGCCCTGGCTGCGCTGCTGTGGATCTCCACGCGCCTGCTCGGCCTGCCGGTGCCGTGGGCCTGGGGACTGTTCCTGCTCGCCCTGGCCGCCGGCGCCGCGCTGTGGGGCTGGCGCCGCTGGCGCAACCGCAAGGCCGCCGCCGAACTGGGCGACATGCTGGAACAACAGGCCGTCGCCGCTACGCCGAAGGCCAACGCCACCCAGCGCGAGGAGCACGAGGCGATCAAGAAGCGCATGCTCGACGCCATCGGCACGATCAAGGGCTCGAAACTGGGCCTGCTGTCGGACGACGCGGCGCTCTATGAGCTGCCCTGGTACATGGTGATCGGCAACCCGGCGGCGGGCAAGAGCACGGCGATCGCCAGCTCGGGCCTGCAATTCCCGTTCGCGGACGCGAAGATCGTGCACGGCGTGGGCGGCACCCGCAACTGCGACTGGTTCTTCACCACCGACGGCATCCTGATCGACACCGCCGGCCGCTACTCGGTGAACGAGGAAGACCGCGCCGAGTGGTTCGGTTTCCTTTCCCTGCTCAAGAAGTACCGCAAGAAAGCGCCGATCAATGGCGTGATCATCGCCGCCAGTGTCGCCGAGCTGGCCGGCAACCGCCCCGAGTTCGCCATCAACCTGGCCAAGAACCTGCGCCAGCGCGTGCAGGAGCTGACCGAGAAACTGGAAGTGCATGCGCCGGTCTACGTGGTGTTCACGAAAGCCGACCTGATCACCGGCTTCAATGAATTCTTCCAGGATGCCGACCGCGCCGAGCGCGACCGCGTGTGGGGGGCCACCCTGCCCTACAACCAGCATGCCAGCGGCCAGCAGGTGCTCGACCAGTTCGACGCCCGCTTCGACGAACTGTATGAAGGCTTGAAGGACATGAGCGCCGCCAACATGGCGCTGCTGTCGCGCGAGCGCATGCCGCCGGGGGTGTTTACCTTCCCGCTCGAATTCTCGAACGTGAAGGCGCCGCTGCGCTCGTTCATCGCCACGCTGTTCGAGGAAAACCCGTTCCAGTTCAAGCCCGTATTCCGCGGCTTCTACTTCACCAGCGCGCTGCAGGAAGGCGAGCCCGTCTCCGCTTCCTCGAAGCGCGTGGCGCAGCGCTTCGACATTCGCCTGCAGCCGGGCCACCACGAGGACAGCCACCAGCAGCAGGGCTACTTCCTGCTCAACCTGTTCCGCAAGGTGATCTTCGCCGACAAGGAACTGGTGGCGCAGTATGCCAGCCCGGCCAAGACGCGCGTGCGCTATGCTGCCTTCTTCGCCGCCACCGCGTTCGCCGGCCTGGCCCTGGGCGGCTGGAGCTGGTCTTATGTGAACAACCGCCAGCTGGTGGAAAACGTGGAAGCCGACCTGGCGCAGGCCGTACGCGTGCAGGACAAGCGGCTCGACCTGCAATCGCGCTTCGAGGCGCTGCAAATCCTGCAGGACCGCATCGAGCAGCTGGAAAGCTACCGCACCAAGCGCCCGCTGTCGCTCAGCCTGGGCCTGTACCAGGGCGATTACCTGGAGCGCAAGCTGCGCGAGGAGTACTTCAGCGGCGTGCGCGAAGTGATGCTCAAGCCCGTGGGGGAAGCGCTGGAAGGCTACCTGGCCGAAGTGAACCGTAACGCGGCCCAGCTGCAACCGGCTTCGCGCGCCGCCGTGGCGGCCGCCGCCGGCACGGCCGCCGGACCGGCCAGCGCGCAACCGGTGCAGGCCGCCGCCCAGCAGTTCAAGGATTCCTCGCCGACCAGCAGCGAGGATGCCTACAACGCCCTGAAGACCTACCTGATGCTGTCCGACCCGGCGCGCGCCGAGGGCGCGCACCTGAACGACCAGCTGACGCGCTTCTGGCGCGGCTGGCTGGACGCCAACCGTGGCGCCATGTCGCGCGAGCAGATGATCCGCGGGGCCGAACGCATCATCACCTTCTACCTGGCGCAGATCCAGGATACCTCCTGGCCGCGCCTTGAACCGAAGCTGGCCCTGGTGGACCAGACCCGCGAAAACCTCAAGCGCGTGGTGCGCGGCATGCCGGCGCGCGAGCGCGTGTATGCGGACGTGAAGGCGCGCGCCGCCACCCGCTTCCCCACCATGACCGTGGCGCGCATCGTGGGCGAGCAGGACAAGGAACTGGTGCTGGGCAGCTATGCCATCCCCGGCACCTTCACCCGCGAAGCGTGGGAAGGCTTCGTGCGCGACGCCTTCAAGGATGCCGCCAACCGCGAGCTGCAAAGCGCCGACTGGGTGCTGCGCACCTCCTCGAGCGACGACCTGACGCTGGAAGGCAGCCCGGAACAGATCCAGAAAAGCCTGGTCGAACTGTACAAGACCGAATATGCGCGCGAATGGCAGCGCTTCCTGCAGGGCGTGACGATCCGCGACCTGTCCGGCTTCGACGCGGCAGCCGCGGCGATGAACCGCCTGGGCGATCCGCAGATCTCGCCGATCGGCAAGCTCGTCACCACCGTGTATGAGCAGACCTCGTGGGACAACCCGACCCTGGTCGATGCCGGCGTCGCCCAGGCCAAGCGCGGCATCGGCGCGTGGTTCCGCGAAACGATCCTGCGCCAGACCCCGTCGCGCGTGAACGTCAACATCCAGGCGCCCTCCAGCATGCCGAAGACCGCCCTGCCGCTCGGCCCCGTCGGCCGCGAATTCGCCGGCGTGGCACGCATGGTCGTCGCGAAGGACAACGACGCTTCGCTGATGGGCGGCTACATGAACCACCTGTCCAAGCTGCGCAGCCGCTTCAACACGATCAAGAACCAGGGCGACACCGGCCCCGGCGCCAAACAGCTGATGCAGCAGACGCTGGACGGCAACGGTTCCGAACTGGCCGAAGCGCTGAAGTACGTCGACGAGCAGATGCTGACCGGCATGAGCGACTCGCAGAAGCAGGCCCTTCGGGGCCTGCTGGTGCGGCCGCTGATGCAGAGCTTCGCCGTGATCGTGCGGCCGACCGAGGCCGAGATCGACAAGGTGTGGGCGGCCCAGGTGCTCACGCCGTTCCGCCAGAACCTGGTGAACAAGTATCCGTTCGCGATGGACTCCAAGCAGGAGGCCAGCGATGCCGAGATCGGCCAGGTATTCGGCCCGCAGGGCGCGATCGCCAAGTTCTTCGACACCACCATCGGCCCGCTGGTCGTGCGTCGCGGCGACGCGTTGAGCGCGAGGACGTGGGCCAATATGGGCATCAACCTGTCGCCGGCCGTGCTGCAGAGCTTCCCGAGCTGGGTCGCGCCGCTGTCGGAAGGCGGCGTCGCCAACGCGGCGGCCACCGCCCCCGGCGAGCCGCAGACCATGTTCGACCTGCAGGCGCTGAAGGCGGTGGGCGCGAGCGAATTCACCATCGAGATCGACGGCCAGGCGCTGCGCTGGCGCGGCCAGGCCCAGCCCTGGGTGCACATGGTGTGGCCGAATGCGAGCGGCGCGCCGGGCGCGAAAATCACCGCCATCACGCCGCAGGGCAACCCGGTGGTGCTGCTCAATGAACCGGGCCACTCGGGCTTGAAGAAGATGGTGGAAACGGCGTCGCGCAACCGCCGCGACAATGGCGTGTTCGAACTCAGCTGGAGCAATTCGGGCGTGACCGTGACGGCCAACCTGAAGATCGTGGGCACCCGGGCGCCGGCCCCGGCACCCGCCGCGCCCGCGCCGGCGGCCCAGGGCTTCAAGCGCCTGCGCCTGCCCGAATCGATCATCGTACCGAGCCCGGTCGTATCGGCCGCGGTATCGAACCCGTCCGCTGCGGCCGCACCGGTGGGAGGTGCGCAATGAGCCGCGCCACGACCTCGGCCGCAAGCATCGGCTACTTCGGCAAGATCCCCAGCCGGGGCGACTTCGTCAAGGGCAGCGACAACCCTGCCCTGATCAAGCTGCTGGACGACTGGCTGGCCCGCGCCATGGACCTGCTGAGCGCCGACGCGCGCTGGAAGCTTTCCTACGACGCGGTGGCGCCGCTCAACTTCGCCATCATCGGCCCGCGCCGGCGCCACGCGATCGCGGGCCATATCGTGGCCAGCAGCGACCAGTCGCAGCGGCGCTTCCCGTTCCTGATGATGAGCGCCCTGGAGGTGCCGGAGCCGGCCGCCTTCGTGGGCGATGCACCGCTGGTGCTGAACCGCCTGTGGAACCGGCTGGAGGGCATGAGCCAGGGCGTGGTGAGCGCCCAGGATGCCACGGCCCCGCTGCAGGCGGCGGCCAGCCAGGCGATAGACATCGACCTGCGCACTGCCGCGTACGGCGCGGCGTTCGCCGACTTCCTCGAACTGCAGACGGTGGGCGGACTGCAGGCGCAGCTGGCCCAGGGCGGCTTCGAAGGCTCGCTGCGCCAGGTGCTGCTGGCGCTGGGCATGCTGCTGCAACCGGTGCTGGCCAGCAGTTCCAGCCGGCTGGAAAAGAGCCTGGTGCTGCCGCTGCCGGTCGATCCGATGTACCGCAGCCTGGCCGCGGCGTTCTGGATGCACCTGGTCGCGCCGTTCCTGGCCCGTGCCGACTTCGAACTGGCGCTGTTCCTCACGCGCCTTGGGGGGCGGCCCGCCCTCGTGCTGGGCTTTTCCGGCGCGTCGGCGCACACGCTGCAGGCGATCATGGACCCGCAGGCGGGACTGGAGCGCCACATCGCCTTCGACGAGCTCGATTGGGTGGAAGACCAGGTGAACGACGACTACGCCGTCAAGAAACTGTCCACCTACCTGGCCCAGCCCGACCTGTCCCTCAAGTCCGCGCTCGATTCCGTGTGCGCGGCCTTTATTGGAAGCTGATTGATGAAGATGTCACGACTCCTCCCCCTCCTTTTCGCTTGCGCCCTGGGCGCGGCGGCCGCGCAGACCGCCGCGCCGCAGCCCGGCCAGGTGGTGGCCGCCGGCACCGTGCCGGATGAAGCAACGCGCGCCGCCGTGCTGGCGCGCCTGCGCGATATCTACGGCGCCGAGCGCGTGGTGGACCAGATCGCCGTGGGCCAGGTGGCCACGCCGGCCAACTGGAACGACTACGTGCAAAAGCTGCTCACGCCCGACCTGAAGCAGATCAGCCGCGGCCAGCTGAAGATCGACGGCACCACGGTGAGCCTGCGCGGCGAGGTGGCCAACGAGGCGCAGCGCCAGAAGATCGCCAGCGATGTGGCGACCAGCCTGAATCCCACGTACACGGTCAACAACGGGCTGCGCGTGTCGAGCGCCGACCAGGGCATCCTCGACAGCACGCTGGCCAACCGCACGGTAGAATTCGAAAGCGGCAAGGCCACGCTGACCCCGGCCGGCCGCGCGATCCTGGACGAGATGATCCGCGCCATGCAGAAGCTGAAACAGCGCAAGATCGAGATCATCGGCCATACGGACAACCAGGGCCTGCCCGCCACGAACCAGGGCCTGAGCCAGGCGCGCGCCGAGGCGGTGAA contains:
- a CDS encoding M15 family metallopeptidase, translated to MLFVAVALYFLLACLISWLVLFPSGRALVLQALAGTGKRLQRGWRATAERESRRLDAIGQTSGASLREAGTFIRRHYLLCLGGALLLGAPPLVALMSAGHTQLGGYEESTREVNTQVATLLEGEQLVPPPPLPPLAFASAEVQKERPMIATASRDWALLNAEYQQRLLHVFRIMKEKHGYEMAILEGYRSPQRQDMLAAMGPNVTNAAAFQSWHQYGLAADCAFVRNGRIVISEKDPWAMRGYQLYGEVAESMGLTWGGRWKMMDLGHTELRLPGVMQRR
- a CDS encoding PAAR domain-containing protein, coding for MAGPVIRLGDKTSHGGTVIEASTMSDSGGIGIARMGDKTSCPIPGHGTSPIVSGDQTCIIDGKPVARHGDKTGCGATLIAGQQNTVDQV
- the tssM gene encoding type VI secretion system membrane subunit TssM, with translation MIDTIWQFLTTRSSLTAIGYLALAALLWISTRLLGLPVPWAWGLFLLALAAGAALWGWRRWRNRKAAAELGDMLEQQAVAATPKANATQREEHEAIKKRMLDAIGTIKGSKLGLLSDDAALYELPWYMVIGNPAAGKSTAIASSGLQFPFADAKIVHGVGGTRNCDWFFTTDGILIDTAGRYSVNEEDRAEWFGFLSLLKKYRKKAPINGVIIAASVAELAGNRPEFAINLAKNLRQRVQELTEKLEVHAPVYVVFTKADLITGFNEFFQDADRAERDRVWGATLPYNQHASGQQVLDQFDARFDELYEGLKDMSAANMALLSRERMPPGVFTFPLEFSNVKAPLRSFIATLFEENPFQFKPVFRGFYFTSALQEGEPVSASSKRVAQRFDIRLQPGHHEDSHQQQGYFLLNLFRKVIFADKELVAQYASPAKTRVRYAAFFAATAFAGLALGGWSWSYVNNRQLVENVEADLAQAVRVQDKRLDLQSRFEALQILQDRIEQLESYRTKRPLSLSLGLYQGDYLERKLREEYFSGVREVMLKPVGEALEGYLAEVNRNAAQLQPASRAAVAAAAGTAAGPASAQPVQAAAQQFKDSSPTSSEDAYNALKTYLMLSDPARAEGAHLNDQLTRFWRGWLDANRGAMSREQMIRGAERIITFYLAQIQDTSWPRLEPKLALVDQTRENLKRVVRGMPARERVYADVKARAATRFPTMTVARIVGEQDKELVLGSYAIPGTFTREAWEGFVRDAFKDAANRELQSADWVLRTSSSDDLTLEGSPEQIQKSLVELYKTEYAREWQRFLQGVTIRDLSGFDAAAAAMNRLGDPQISPIGKLVTTVYEQTSWDNPTLVDAGVAQAKRGIGAWFRETILRQTPSRVNVNIQAPSSMPKTALPLGPVGREFAGVARMVVAKDNDASLMGGYMNHLSKLRSRFNTIKNQGDTGPGAKQLMQQTLDGNGSELAEALKYVDEQMLTGMSDSQKQALRGLLVRPLMQSFAVIVRPTEAEIDKVWAAQVLTPFRQNLVNKYPFAMDSKQEASDAEIGQVFGPQGAIAKFFDTTIGPLVVRRGDALSARTWANMGINLSPAVLQSFPSWVAPLSEGGVANAAATAPGEPQTMFDLQALKAVGASEFTIEIDGQALRWRGQAQPWVHMVWPNASGAPGAKITAITPQGNPVVLLNEPGHSGLKKMVETASRNRRDNGVFELSWSNSGVTVTANLKIVGTRAPAPAPAAPAPAAQGFKRLRLPESIIVPSPVVSAAVSNPSAAAAPVGGAQ
- the tagF gene encoding type VI secretion system-associated protein TagF — its product is MSRATTSAASIGYFGKIPSRGDFVKGSDNPALIKLLDDWLARAMDLLSADARWKLSYDAVAPLNFAIIGPRRRHAIAGHIVASSDQSQRRFPFLMMSALEVPEPAAFVGDAPLVLNRLWNRLEGMSQGVVSAQDATAPLQAAASQAIDIDLRTAAYGAAFADFLELQTVGGLQAQLAQGGFEGSLRQVLLALGMLLQPVLASSSSRLEKSLVLPLPVDPMYRSLAAAFWMHLVAPFLARADFELALFLTRLGGRPALVLGFSGASAHTLQAIMDPQAGLERHIAFDELDWVEDQVNDDYAVKKLSTYLAQPDLSLKSALDSVCAAFIGS
- a CDS encoding OmpA family protein — translated: MKMSRLLPLLFACALGAAAAQTAAPQPGQVVAAGTVPDEATRAAVLARLRDIYGAERVVDQIAVGQVATPANWNDYVQKLLTPDLKQISRGQLKIDGTTVSLRGEVANEAQRQKIASDVATSLNPTYTVNNGLRVSSADQGILDSTLANRTVEFESGKATLTPAGRAILDEMIRAMQKLKQRKIEIIGHTDNQGLPATNQGLSQARAEAVKAYLAANGINGDLLTASGQGANRPIAGNDTAEGRARNRRIEFRIAQ